Proteins found in one Neodiprion lecontei isolate iyNeoLeco1 chromosome 6, iyNeoLeco1.1, whole genome shotgun sequence genomic segment:
- the LOC107217989 gene encoding septin-interacting protein 1, protein MSEDEVESFEITDYDLDNEFNINRPRRKLSKKQQMLGIWADDSDEEEVPARPSFKSSNRGPKNYTAPVSFVAGGIQQAGQPKDDKKESDGDKDDDDEGGRPKRGDADYVPNSSSDSDDQGPSFARAKPSFSLNLEGDIAGLRKKRTSVNPVLMKSGVGSWEMHTKGIGAKLLLQMGFEPGKGLGKKLQGIMAPVEAHLRKGRGAIGAYGPEKLAKVPEKKKDEDVEEEKEFKAKLSQWRKGETVSKKKVRYCYRSVDQVLEDGKLRPNRKVQLNSEMSKVKVIDMTGPEQRVLSGYHAIGGGQQRPDETVTPVDVKKTGVNFALPELRHNLNLLVDLCEQDIIQNDRRTRHMSDRVVALEAERSNLSKIVDQHEQLMDTLENVLSIVDQLMDQSNDLSLEETAAAFKDLQEKYYEEYKMYELGELATGLVGPKVKEFLSTWNPLTNPTHPIPLFKQWKNILESGRSTLQSGALQPYDQLVWNSWMPSIRGAVQQWACRQPDPLVELLEQWIPLLPGWILENILDLLVLPKLTLEVEEWNPLTDTVPIHTWIHPWLPLIGNRLDTAVYPIIRRKLGSALGGWHPSDRSARLMLQPWSLVFKKGDMEAFLVKNIIPKLQVVLAEFVINPHQQHLDQWNWVFEWNEMLPIHTMAGLLDKFFFPKWLQVLALWLNHSPNYDQVTNWYMGWKGMLSDKLLAEPQIKDYFKKALDMMNRAVAAPQGHQPGAMEQVSYLTNLERTQTALPPSAPAAQPRMERIAEAVRTASQIPQGFKDLIQKRCEERGILFMPVPNRYREGKQVYKVGNVQAYIDRNVVFVCHNGSTWAPTHLNALLDMAEI, encoded by the exons ATGTCTGAGGACGAagtcgaaagttttgaaataacaGACTACGATCTGGACAATGAATTCAACATTAATCGTCCTCGGCGAAAACTGTCCAAAAAACAACAGATGCTTG GAATATGGGCTGATGACAGTGATGAAGAAGAAGTGCCAGCACGACCTTCCTTCAAATCATCAAATCGTGGCCCCAAGAATTACACCGCACCAGTTAGTTTTGTTGCCGGTGGTATTCAGCAAGCTGGACAGCCCAAGGATGACAAGAAAGAATCTGATGGAGACAAAGATGATGACGACGAAGGTGGTCGGCCAAAACGAGGAGATGCTGATTACGTTCCCAACAGTTCTAG TGACTCAGATGACCAAGGACCGAGCTTCGCTAGAGCAAAGCCATCATTTTCCTTGAATCTAGAAGGTGACATAGCTGGTctgcgaaaaaaaagaacatcaGTTAACCCAGTACTTATGAAATCAGGAGTCGGAAGTTGGGAAATGCACACAAAAGGAATTGGAGCGAAACTCTTGCTTCAG ATGGGTTTTGAACCCGGTAAAGGTCTCGGTAAGAAGTTGCAAGGTATAATGGCTCCGGTAGAGGCTCATCTCCGTAAAGGCAGGGGAGCGATAGGTGCTTATGGTCCAGAAAAATTGGCCAAGGTgcctgaaaagaaaaaagacgaGGATGtagaggaggagaaggagttCAAAGCAAAATTATCGCAATGGCGAAAGGGGGAGACGGTCAGCAAGAAGAAAGTGAGATATTGCTACAGGAGCGTTGACCAAGTACTGGAGGATGGCAAGTTAAGACCGAACCGAAAAGTTCAGTTGAACAGTGAAATGAGCAAAGTCAAAGTCATCGACATGACAGGACCTGAACAACGAGTGTTAAGCGGCTATCATGCAATCGGTGGTGGACAACAGCGACCCGATGAGACTGTTACACCGGTCGATGTAAAGAAAACAGGCGTGAATTTCGCCCTCCCTGAACTCCGCCATAATCTCAATTTGCTAGTCGATTTGTGCGAGCAAGACATTATACAGAACGATCGCCGAACTCGTCATATGTCCGACAGGGTGGTAGCTCTTGAGGCGGAAAGGTCAAACTTATCTAAGATAGTAGACCAGCACGAACAGCTAATGGACACTCTGGAAAACGTTCTATCTATCGTCGATCAGCTCATGGACCAATCCAATGATCTGTCCCTAGAGGAAACTGCAGCAGCCTTCAAAGATCTTCAGGAGAAATATTACGAAGAGTATAAAATGTACGAATTAGGTGAACTTGCCACAGGCCTGGTTGGTCCCAAAGTTAAGGAATTCTTATCTACTTGGAATCCATTGACGAACCCTACGCACCCCATTCCACTATTCAAGCagtggaaaaatattcttgaaagtGGCAGAAGCACCTTGCAAAGCGGAGCTCTGCAACCCTACGATCAACTAGTATGGAACTCTTGGATGCCGTCAATAAGAGGCGCTGTACA ACAGTGGGCTTGCCGGCAACCTGATCCTCTAGTCGAGCTTCTAGAGCAATGGATTCCTCTTCTGCCAGGATGGATACTGGAAAACATACTCGACTTGTTGGTTCTACCCAAATTGACGCTGGAAGTTGAGGAATGGAATCCTCTCACCGACACAGTACCAATTCATACCTGGATTCATCCCTGGTTACCATTGATAG GTAATCGCTTAGACACTGCAGTGTATCCGATCATTCGTCGTAAGTTGGGCTCAGCGCTAGGAGGGTGGCATCCTTCGGACAGATCAGCAAGACTGATGCTGCAGCCGTGGTCCCTGGTGTTCAAGAAGGGAGACATGGAAGCTTTCCTGGTGAAGAACATCATTCCAAAACTTCAAGTAGTTTTAGCCGAATTTGTGATCAACCCGCACCAGCAGCATCTGGACCAATGGAATTGGGTATTTGAATGGAACGAAATGCTGCCGATTCACACCATGGCAGGTCTACTggataaattctttttccccaAATGGCTTCAAGTCCTGGCTCTCTGGTTAAATCATTCTCCCAATTACGATCAAGTCACCAACTGGTATATGGGATGGAAGGGAATGCTGAGTGACAAACTGCTGGCAGAGCCGCAAATAAAGG aCTACTTCAAGAAGGCGTTGGACATGATGAACAGAGCGGTAGCGGCACCTCAGGGACACCAACCCGGAGCAATGGAACAAGTGTCCTACCTCACAAATCTCGAAAGAACTCAAACCGCTCTACCTCCGTCTGCGCCAGCCGCTCAGCCCAGGATGGAG AGAATTGCCGAGGCCGTGCGTACCGCGTCGCAAATTCCACAAGGCTTCAAGGATCTCATACAAAAGCGGTGCGAGGAAAGAGGCATCCTCTTTATGCCCGTGCCAAACAGATACAGGGAAGGGAAACAAGTTTATAAAGTCGGCAACGTTCAGGCTTACATCGATAGAAACGTCGTCTTTGTTTGCCACAACGGATCCACATGGGCTCCGACCCATTTGAACGCGTTACTGGACATGGCTGAGATATAG
- the LOC107228226 gene encoding tetraspanin-1 produces MTGKGLTASKAFLCCSNIVFLISGFILISLGTLLLADNERILLSRLLGPGDATPEQPLFYYLAFAIVALGFLMAATGLLGCWASCLYNRCVTVTYVALIIILLLGECTVCVLAVFWPHLLGVDVRTARLVRALQRSYAVAGRDQFTAALDLAQTAFSCCGINGSSNYGTSWWRLQEIGRRDLVVPLTCCMLNNTLQSEAFLNPEPTNLTLCETLNPAEHQKARHTQGCIGPLEKWTQDQALILLGVGLAVVLVELCALLSTFFACSKLRKGDKPRPSTFTSTRTLGTFNEADHDYGIENRMHMAGTTFGAKS; encoded by the exons ATGACGGGGAAAGGCTTGACTGCTTCCAAAGCGTTCTTGTGCTGCTCTAACATCGTATTTCTG ATCTCAGGATTCATCCTGATCTCTCTAGGGACACTTCTCCTGGCTGACAACGAGCGAATCCTGCTGTCGCGTCTATTGGGCCCAGGCGATGCAACCCCTGAACAGCCTCTGTTTTACTATTTGGCGTTCGCTATTGTGGCATTGGGATTCCTGATGGCTGCTACCGGACTTCTTGGTTGCTGGGCCTCGTGTCTCTATAACCGTTGCGTAACCGTAACC TACGTAGCCCTGATAATTATTCTACTCCTCGGAGAATGCACTGTTTGCGTATTGGCTGTGTTTTGGCCTCATCTACTCGGTGTAGACGTCAGGACCGCACGTCTCGTTCGGGCTCTACAACGCAGCTACGCGGTGGCTGGGCGAGATCAATTCACCGCTGCTCTTGATCTGGCTCAAACCGCG TTCTCCTGCTGCGGTATAAACGGAAGCAGTAATTACGGGACATCTTGGTGGCGCCTCCAAGAAATTGGTCGTCGTGATCTGGTTGTCCCGCTGACTTGTTGCATGCTGAACAACACGCTCCAGTCCGAGGCGTTCCTGAACCCAGAACCGACGAATTTAACTTTGTGCGAAACCCTGAATCCCGCCGAGCATCAGAAAGCTCGACACACTCAG GGATGTATAGGACCGTTGGAAAAATGGACTCAGGATCAGGCGCTCATTTTGCTTGGAGTAGGACTGGCGGTTGTTCTAGTTGAACTCTGCGCGTTACTCAGCACCTTTTTCGCCTGCTCTAAGCTCCGGAAGGGCGATAAGCCACGACCCTCAACCTTCACGTCGACGCGTACTCTTGGAACATTCAACGAAGCAGATCACGACTACG GGATAGAGAACAGAATGCACATGGCAGGGACGACCTTCGGTGCCAAGTCATGA